The genomic interval agagagagaggtaaggagggagggagagagagaggtaaggagggagggagagagagaggtaaggagggagggagagagagaggtaaggagggagggagagagagaggtaaggagggagggagagagatgtaaggagggagggagagagatgtaaggagggagggagagagatgtaaggagggagggagagaggtaaagagagtgaGTAAGTTAGATAAACTCTTCATATAGAAACAATACTGACAGTTAATTCAATAAAGTATAAATCTGAAGCGTAAGAAAACAGGAAGTAAGGGTTGGTAGAGCGCACATGAGGAACATCACATCCTCATGTGTAAACATGTGACCAGGATCCCTTGAAAAAGACCCTGCAGCAGAAAGGTTGAGTGCCAGTTGATATGGAGTTCCAAtatatttttattaatgaaaaagCGTGATTCTTGCACGGGCCCCATATCCTCCTTCACTAAGCATCTCACCCACACCTCCAGTACATCATCCCTCCATTCAATAAACAAAAGCGTAAAAAGAAAAACAGGTCACGTTAGCTGAATTTCAGACCATGTGGACAAGCATGAATTGTTTTAACACGAAATGTCACAAATCTTGTTACTCCCCAATTCTAAGGAGTCAATGTGAATTAGTTCAGAGCTGTATGACCAATCAAATCAATCTATTTACGAAACAAATGTCCGAAATTATAACATGGCCAACCAAATGTCTGAAATTATAATATGGCCAACCAAATGTCTGAAATTATAATATGGCCAACCAAATGTCTGAAATTATAATATGGCCAACCAAATGTCTGAAATTATAATATGGCCAACCAAATGTCTGAAATTATAATATGGCCAACCAAATGTCTGAAATTATAATATGGCCAACCAAATGTCTGAAATTATAATATGGCCAACCAAATGTCTGAAATTATAATATGGCCAACCAAATGTCTGAAATTATAATATGGCCAACCAAATGTCTGAAATTATAATATGGCCAAACAAATGTCTGAAATTATAATATGGCCAAACAAATGTTCGAAATTATATGGCCAAACAAATGTTCGAAATTATATGGCCAAACAAATGTTCGAAATTATATGGCCAAACAAATGTCTGAAATTATAATATGGCCAACCAAATGCCTGAAATTATTTGCAGAAACGTATTTAAATGAATTACAGTAGGCTGAATTATTATGGTGGATGGAACTGAGCAGGAAGCCTACtgtttgaagtgatttgtttgacaattagAGGGGGTCCCTCCCACTTGTTTTGGGGGTCCAGGGTCACCCCCTAGATCATTTTTTATGTAGAACAGAGAAGCTCAGTTCTGGtgactttaaaaaatatacattttaccccaaaatgaatgaaaataaaaTTACACTGACAAAATAGAATCATTTCctaaattattttaaaaatacTGGACCATGCATCTAGCCTATGGTCTATATTACCATCTATGCTATTAGCAATAAGCATTATCACGTGTAGCCCAAAAGATGCAGCGTAGCGACTATAAATAAATAGGCGGAAGCATGGGGTTATACCCATCTAGAGTTTCCCTATTGTGCCAAAGATGGGATCCGTAAACTAGTTAGCATCCTATTACCAGAAATGCATTTCGATATTGCCTATAGGGAACAAAATTGCTGCGACAATGGCTGGCAAGCGAGCTGCGTCACATCCgtctaaaaaaaaaatgtgggaCTGCGGTTTGTGACCAGTTCTTGCGGGAGTCGTACAGAAAGCCGCCGCGAGCGGTATGAAGAGCTGTAGGTGCGGACGGTGATGAATACAATCAGCCCAGCGGAGACTTCTACCGTCCAGTCTGACCATGAGTACATGAATACAGTATTAACCAAAGAGACACGTCCATACATACGATTGTATTTAGACAGGCTAATTctaattttattatttatttacctttatttaactaggcaagtcagttaaatctTTGGCAGATGAGATCAGCGCTTTTGCCAACAATTgagcaaaatatcagaattgggccaTCTGTGTAAATGAAGCATGACGACGGGAGAGTAGCACCTGTGAGTAAGTCTAAAAGCTGTGCCATGCATGGTTTAGCCCCCCAGTCATGGCCCAAGGAGCTCTGGGAAGATGTAGGAATATACAGAACGCCATCCTCACCAGCCCGAGGGCCGGGGACAAAGCTTGCTCTACGATGTCGTGGAACGGGACTGTACGTCACAGCACTGTGAAGTACTACGCTCCCATACGCCACAAGGACAGAGCCATGCGAGAGCAACCTCACAGGATGTCCACATCGGAATTAGGGCCCCTTCATTTTGTTACATTTATATTATTGAGGCAAAGGCACCTACATCTGATTTACATAAACATCCAGGTGTGAATGACAATGCCCTTGATCTAAACTTGGCAACTTTTACAAACTGCATACAAATCATAAAGGTCTATAGGCCAGCAGATTAATATTAAATACCCCTTTCATGGACTCGTAACGGTCTGGTCTGGGCTTCTTGATCCCATTCCTGTGGGCCTTACGGGCTGTGGACAGACAGGAGAAAGAGACTTGTCAACACGTTTATGGAAACAATGACCTCAAAATGAAAACAGGCTTCAGGCTACTCCTGCAGAGCTCTAGTCAACTTATTTCGAAAACGGACACAAACAACCGGGTAGGCTGCTGCTACTCCTGTAATGCCAACGACCTAGTTAGCTTGGCACCATCCCTTGTATCTAGCTAACGAACTTAACTTCCGAACCATTCATTTCTACTCACACTGGTTGTGGGTGGTGTGATTCTTTGACTTTGCCATTTCtgttctgtggatctgttgacgGAAGAGAAGAGAAATTAGTTTAATTTCAGAACTGACCAAAAAACCCACGCTGGAACATGTCCGCTACACTTAGTACTTCTACGATGCCGACTGGCTAGCTAGCAACAAGCCGTAGGGGTTTGCAACGATGTAAACATTGACATTGTCGCCTTGTACGTGCTGAAAACTTTTAGATACAGTTCCGACAGTATTATCCAAAACATTTGACACCTTTTCAATTTGGTGAGATTGGTGGAGTGTTTTCCTAGCAAGAATAGCTAGCGGGTAGAAAGGGACACCCGACCTAGTTATGTAGTTTTACTCATCCAAGCGGGAACAAATTTAGCAAATATAAAGATGCCTGTGTGGTTCGTGATATTTTACACTATAAACACACATTCATGGCTTATATGAATCTAAAATCACAGGAGGATTGATGCAGATTTACATGTTAGACTCAGGAGTGAAATTCGTTACCTGCCACACGTAAGAGACGACAACCGGAAGAGAAAGAACTAAACCGAACGAACCCATATATGAACCATCGAATCAGGAGCGGAGACGGAAACAACGACAAGACGTTGAATGGGTGACACTGCCGCCTAGCGCCGTCTACAAGACATTACACCGTCAACATTTCCAGCCAGGAGGTGTCACTGTCAGTCCACATGATTTTCTACAACCATGAACAACAAAGGTATGGTATGGTGCTCAGTAGTTCAGTTgacccctgctctctgtgtgttgtggtatggtgctgagtggttcagttgacccctgctctctgtgtgttgtggtatggtgctcagtggttcagttgacccctgctctctgtgtgttgtggtatggtgctgagtggttcagttgacccctgctctctgtgtgttgtggtatggtgctgagtggttcagttgacccctgctctctgtgtgttgtggtatggtgctgagtggttcagttgacccctgctctctgtgtgttgtggtatggtgctcagtggttcagttgacccctgctctctgtgtgttgtcgTATGGTGCTCAGTGGTTCAGTTgacccctgctctctgtgtgttgtggtatggtgctgagtggttcagttgacccctgctctctgtgtgttgtggtatggtgctgagtggttcagttgacccctgctctctgtgtgttgtggtatggtgctgagtggttcagttgacccctgctctctgtgtgttgtggtaTGGTGCTCAGTAGTTCAGTTgacccctgctctctgtgtgttgtggtatggtgctcagtggttcagttgacccctgctctctgtgtgttgtggtatggtgctcagtggttcagttgacccctgctctctgtgtgttgtggtatggtgctgagtggttcagttgacccctgctctctgtgtgttgtggtatggtgctgagtggttcagttgacccctgctctctgtgtgttgtggtatggtgctcagtggttcagttgacccctgctctctgtgtgttgtcgTATGGTGCTCAGTGGTTCAGTTgacccctgctctctgtgtgttgtggtatggtgctgagtggttcagttgacccctgctctctgtgtgttgtggtaTGGTGCTGAGTGTTTCAGTTgacccctgctctctgtgtgttgtggtatggtgctgagtggttcagttgacccctgctctctgtgtgttgtggtaTGGTGCTCAGTAGTTCAGTTgacccctgctctctgtgtgttgtggtatggtgctgagtggttcagttgacccctgctctctgtgtgttgtggtatggtgctcagtggttcagttgacccctgctctctgtgtgttgtggtatggtgctgagtggttcagttgacccctgctctctgtgtgttgtggtatggtgctgagtggttcagttgacccctgctctctgtgtgttgtcgTATGGTGCTCAGTGGTTCAGTTgacccctgctctctgtgtgttgtggtatggtgctgagtggttcagttgacccctgctctctgtgtgttgtggtatggtgctgagtggttcagttgacccctgctctctgtgtgttgtggtatggtgctcagtggttcagttgacccctgctctctgtgtgttgtcgTATGGTGCTCAGTGGTTCAGTTgacccctgctct from Salvelinus fontinalis isolate EN_2023a chromosome 18, ASM2944872v1, whole genome shotgun sequence carries:
- the rpl29 gene encoding 60S ribosomal protein L29 codes for the protein MGSFGLVLSLPVVVSYVWQIHRTEMAKSKNHTTHNQSRKAHRNGIKKPRPDRYESMKGVDPKFMKNMRFAKKHNKKGQKTANAAAKKIADAAP